In Streptomyces sp. NBC_00414, a single window of DNA contains:
- a CDS encoding DUF5709 domain-containing protein yields the protein MDSADGWGDDVYQPDGSEVQDDAGLLDAEDTLETDGVSDPLDRGWSPPERPWAVERKDVTAAERHRGETLDERLAEELPDIAAPDGDGIGDCPDSDGEPLDNEVGTIRSGRLVAPGEGAHEDDESGLIATDVGIDGAAASAEEAAMHIVDEDSVSG from the coding sequence GTGGACAGCGCCGACGGCTGGGGAGACGATGTCTACCAGCCCGACGGATCCGAGGTTCAGGACGACGCCGGACTGCTCGACGCCGAGGACACACTCGAAACGGACGGTGTGAGCGACCCTCTGGATCGCGGCTGGTCACCTCCCGAACGTCCCTGGGCGGTGGAACGCAAAGACGTGACAGCGGCCGAGCGCCACCGCGGCGAGACCCTCGACGAACGTCTCGCGGAAGAACTTCCGGACATCGCGGCCCCCGACGGCGACGGCATCGGAGACTGTCCCGACTCTGACGGCGAGCCCCTGGACAACGAAGTGGGCACCATCCGCTCCGGACGTCTCGTGGCCCCCGGAGAAGGCGCGCACGAGGACGACGAGAGCGGGCTGATCGCCACCGACGTGGGCATCGACGGAGCGGCCGCCTCGGCGGAGGAGGCCGCCATGCACATCGTCGACGAGGACTCCGTGTCCGGCTGA
- a CDS encoding ABC transporter ATP-binding protein — translation MQIQDLPYPDPGVPDARSGPRFLVWLGRNQLGGQAKALVWGLLHFVSVSALPFCVGFAVQAVVDHSGARLGLAGGLLALCGLGIALGDTMLHRAAVTNWITAAARVQQLLARRTALLGSALTRRVAAGEIVAVSTGDVEKIGWFVEAVSRFTAAAVTIVLVCVALVFYQPALGVVVAVGVPVLALSVLPLLPRATRRADFQREKAGRATELASDTVAGLRVLRGIGGEELFLDRYRRASQEVRHAAVRSARMWALIHAIQVLLPGLLLIVVVWRGVNLAGEGRITVGEMVTVYSAVMILTYPLRHFTEIAMAYSFSKPSARRAARVLSLERATDGEGSREAVVPTGDLYDPATGLLAPAGRLTAVVCGDPDTAGELAERLGGHTAESSELPSALVGGVPLDELPLGSARGAVLVQDKDPVLLSGTLRELLDVPSSGDVSPEDALSAAQCGDVLDALAQGSLDAGDPMDARITERGRSLSGGQRQRLALARSLVTAPGVLVLDEPTSAVDSHTEARIADGVRSLREGRTTVVFTSSPLLLDRADRVVLVHEGEVAAVGVHRELLHNDARYRAVVTRETDDEAAEHELNHLQKLRELRELEEIEETA, via the coding sequence ATGCAGATTCAAGACCTTCCGTATCCCGACCCGGGTGTGCCCGACGCACGCTCGGGGCCCCGGTTCCTGGTGTGGCTCGGCCGGAATCAGCTCGGTGGACAGGCGAAGGCCCTGGTCTGGGGGTTGCTGCACTTCGTGTCCGTGTCCGCACTGCCGTTCTGTGTCGGTTTCGCCGTCCAGGCCGTCGTGGACCACTCCGGTGCGCGACTGGGCCTCGCGGGCGGGCTGCTCGCCCTGTGCGGCCTCGGCATCGCGCTGGGCGACACCATGCTGCACCGGGCCGCGGTCACCAACTGGATCACCGCGGCCGCGCGCGTCCAGCAGCTCCTGGCCCGCCGGACCGCCCTGCTGGGTTCCGCGCTGACACGGCGCGTCGCGGCCGGTGAGATCGTCGCGGTCTCGACCGGAGACGTGGAGAAGATCGGCTGGTTCGTGGAAGCCGTGTCGCGGTTCACCGCGGCCGCGGTGACCATCGTGCTCGTGTGCGTCGCCCTCGTCTTCTACCAGCCGGCACTCGGCGTCGTCGTCGCCGTGGGCGTGCCCGTCCTGGCGCTGTCGGTCCTGCCGCTGCTGCCCCGGGCCACCCGTCGCGCCGACTTCCAGCGCGAGAAGGCGGGACGCGCCACCGAACTGGCCTCGGACACCGTCGCGGGCCTGCGCGTGCTGCGCGGCATCGGCGGCGAGGAACTGTTCCTCGACCGCTACCGCCGCGCCTCGCAGGAGGTCCGGCACGCCGCCGTACGCAGCGCCCGCATGTGGGCGCTGATCCACGCGATCCAGGTGCTGCTGCCCGGGCTTCTGCTGATCGTGGTCGTCTGGCGCGGCGTGAACCTGGCGGGCGAGGGCCGCATCACCGTCGGCGAGATGGTCACCGTGTACAGCGCGGTCATGATCCTCACCTATCCGCTGCGGCACTTCACCGAGATCGCGATGGCGTACTCCTTCTCCAAGCCGTCCGCCAGGCGCGCGGCTCGGGTCCTGTCGCTCGAACGGGCCACCGACGGTGAGGGATCGCGCGAGGCCGTCGTACCGACCGGGGACCTGTACGACCCCGCAACCGGGCTGCTCGCGCCCGCGGGACGGCTCACCGCCGTGGTGTGCGGCGACCCGGACACCGCGGGCGAACTGGCCGAACGGCTCGGCGGTCATACGGCGGAGTCCTCCGAACTGCCGTCGGCGCTGGTCGGCGGCGTACCGCTCGACGAACTGCCCCTCGGTTCCGCCCGCGGTGCCGTCCTCGTCCAGGACAAGGATCCGGTCCTGCTCTCCGGAACGCTGCGCGAACTGCTCGACGTGCCCTCCTCCGGAGACGTGAGTCCCGAGGACGCCCTGTCCGCGGCACAGTGCGGCGACGTCCTGGACGCGCTCGCCCAGGGGTCGCTGGACGCAGGCGACCCGATGGACGCGCGGATCACCGAACGCGGCCGGTCCCTGTCCGGCGGCCAGCGCCAGCGCCTCGCGCTGGCCCGGTCGCTGGTCACGGCCCCGGGGGTGCTGGTCCTCGACGAACCGACGTCCGCGGTCGACTCGCACACCGAGGCGCGGATCGCCGACGGCGTCCGATCCCTGCGGGAGGGACGCACGACGGTGGTGTTCACCTCGTCGCCGCTGCTCCTGGACCGTGCGGACCGGGTCGTACTCGTCCACGAGGGCGAAGTGGCGGCGGTCGGCGTGCACCGCGAACTGCTGCACAACGACGCGCGGTACCGCGCGGTGGTGACCCGTGAGACCGACGACGAGGCCGCCGAGCACGAGCTGAACCATCTGCAAAAACTGCGGGAACTGCGGGAACTGGAAGAAATCGAGGAGACAGCATGA
- a CDS encoding Gfo/Idh/MocA family protein — MHDENATPEPDENPEGHSRRSVLRTAGITGAGLGLGAFAGGGTAHAAEPGTPVAATPVAAAADAGPAAQGRTMIGVPFEGRGTVRVGIIGLGNRGGGMIDLFLALDGVRVVALCDPVKDKTASAAAKVVAAGQPAPATYTKGEQDFVNLCERGDLDFVYVATPWDLHFEMARTAMLSGKHVGVECPVAMRLDQLWELVDLSERTRRHCMQLENCCYGRNEMRVLRMAHAGKFGRLLHGAGAYNHDLRGLMFDPDYYEGPWRRLWHTRLRGDLYPNHGFGPVANYMDVNRGDRVTHISSFGTPSLGLAEYRAEHMPPGDPSWKETYIESDRTVSLVQTAKGRVIRLEHDVSTPHPYSRINSLGGTKGVFEDYPERIYIEPDHTDDAWGDFSAYAEWDHWLWKEHSDPPGGHGGMDYIMLFRLMQSLRLGLVPDFDVYDAATWTAPVPLSHASIKAHGAPQAIPDFTRGLWKKERPGVDSEKPQE; from the coding sequence ATGCACGACGAGAACGCGACACCGGAACCCGACGAGAACCCCGAGGGCCACTCCCGGCGCTCGGTACTGCGCACGGCGGGCATCACCGGAGCGGGGCTGGGGCTCGGTGCGTTCGCGGGTGGGGGCACCGCTCACGCCGCCGAACCCGGGACGCCGGTGGCCGCTACCCCGGTGGCAGCGGCCGCGGACGCCGGACCGGCCGCGCAGGGCAGAACCATGATCGGTGTGCCCTTCGAGGGGCGCGGCACCGTGCGGGTCGGGATCATCGGACTCGGCAACCGCGGCGGCGGCATGATCGACCTGTTCCTGGCTCTCGACGGGGTGCGTGTCGTCGCGCTGTGCGATCCGGTCAAGGACAAGACCGCGAGCGCCGCGGCCAAGGTGGTGGCCGCGGGACAGCCCGCGCCGGCCACGTACACGAAGGGTGAGCAGGACTTCGTCAACCTCTGCGAACGCGGTGACCTCGACTTCGTGTACGTGGCGACGCCCTGGGACCTGCATTTCGAGATGGCGCGGACGGCGATGCTCAGTGGCAAGCACGTCGGCGTGGAGTGTCCGGTCGCGATGCGGCTCGACCAGCTCTGGGAACTGGTCGACCTCTCCGAACGCACCCGCAGACACTGCATGCAGCTGGAGAACTGCTGCTACGGCCGGAACGAGATGCGGGTCCTGCGGATGGCGCACGCCGGGAAGTTCGGCCGACTGCTTCATGGCGCCGGGGCCTACAACCACGATCTGCGCGGCCTGATGTTCGACCCCGACTACTACGAAGGTCCCTGGCGGCGGCTCTGGCACACCCGGCTGCGCGGCGACCTCTACCCGAACCACGGATTCGGCCCCGTCGCCAACTACATGGACGTCAACCGCGGTGACCGCGTCACCCACATCTCCAGTTTCGGGACACCCTCGCTCGGCCTGGCCGAGTACCGCGCCGAGCACATGCCGCCGGGCGACCCGAGCTGGAAGGAGACGTACATCGAGAGCGACCGGACCGTCAGCCTCGTACAGACCGCCAAGGGGCGGGTGATCCGGCTCGAACACGATGTGTCGACGCCACACCCGTACTCGCGGATCAACAGTCTCGGCGGCACGAAGGGTGTCTTCGAGGACTACCCGGAACGGATCTATATAGAGCCCGATCACACAGATGACGCCTGGGGCGACTTCTCGGCGTACGCGGAGTGGGACCACTGGCTGTGGAAGGAGCACTCCGACCCGCCCGGCGGACACGGCGGCATGGACTACATCATGCTGTTCCGGCTCATGCAGTCCCTGCGGCTCGGGCTCGTACCGGACTTCGACGTGTACGACGCCGCCACGTGGACCGCGCCGGTGCCGCTGAGCCATGCCTCGATCAAGGCGCACGGGGCACCGCAGGCGATCCCGGACTTCACCCGCGGGCTGTGGAAGAAGGAACGGCCCGGGGTGGACTCTGAGAAGCCGCAGGAGTGA
- a CDS encoding peptide-N4-asparagine amidase: MRRRIIMSMLAGATLVASTLLGAVPAQAARPAEASAEAPTAARLADPPAEFGTDWHDPLTAAPPVTRPAGTSCEVTVAEARFRDFTPYKGAYAPPHGCGDRWSKVVLRLDGKVKGRQYDRLGYLHIGGVEVFRTSTPQPSPDGIEWSVEKDVTRYSDTFRAGHDVEMLIGNVVDDTYTGIIDVKVTLTFYPAGKQHTAEAAATPDRVLTLQDGTLTTPRNSERIVAEVYATGSGGGCEEYWYLTVPDAAPYSCKAGDGPYREVQVEVDGELAGIAAPFPTVWTGGWSNPFLWYVIPGPRAFDIKPVEYDLTPFAGLLNDGRPHRIDVSVVGVPEGQSGWSTPVNVLVWQDAKRTHVTGKLTAHKVGDLTNSSTYTPGAEHRLDSGAGHRLTVSGYVDTSHGRVTTTVDRELAAASVHRWTDGENTDVLDGTWTDDEKVTVDGRGPAVTTRTDRTYTMDGTTTLGAGDRLRTVLSLGDRASVVETRGGRRSAWSRLDDSYTGDATYTANVPRDQRHAVATTSEHYRLYGSDGCHDRLLTTVQGTLTGARDRC; this comes from the coding sequence ATGAGAAGACGGATCATCATGTCCATGCTCGCCGGGGCGACCCTCGTGGCGAGCACCCTCCTCGGAGCGGTCCCGGCCCAGGCCGCCCGGCCGGCGGAGGCCTCGGCGGAAGCCCCGACGGCCGCCCGGCTCGCCGACCCGCCCGCCGAGTTCGGGACCGACTGGCACGACCCGCTGACCGCCGCCCCGCCCGTCACCCGGCCCGCCGGCACGTCCTGCGAAGTGACGGTCGCCGAAGCCCGGTTCCGCGACTTCACGCCGTACAAGGGCGCGTACGCACCCCCGCACGGCTGCGGCGACCGCTGGAGCAAGGTCGTGCTGCGCCTCGACGGCAAGGTCAAGGGGCGGCAGTACGACCGGCTCGGGTATCTGCACATCGGTGGTGTCGAGGTCTTCCGTACGTCCACTCCGCAGCCCTCGCCCGACGGCATCGAGTGGTCGGTGGAGAAGGACGTCACGCGCTACAGCGACACCTTCCGCGCGGGCCACGACGTCGAGATGCTGATCGGGAACGTCGTCGACGACACCTACACGGGAATCATCGACGTCAAGGTGACCCTGACCTTCTACCCGGCCGGAAAGCAGCACACGGCCGAGGCCGCCGCGACTCCCGACCGCGTCCTCACCCTCCAGGACGGCACCCTCACCACGCCCCGCAACAGCGAACGCATCGTCGCCGAGGTGTACGCCACAGGGTCGGGCGGCGGCTGCGAGGAGTACTGGTATCTGACGGTGCCCGACGCCGCTCCCTACTCATGCAAGGCCGGGGACGGCCCCTACCGCGAGGTGCAGGTCGAGGTCGACGGCGAACTCGCGGGCATCGCCGCGCCGTTCCCCACCGTGTGGACCGGAGGCTGGTCCAACCCCTTCCTCTGGTACGTGATCCCGGGCCCGCGCGCCTTCGACATCAAGCCCGTCGAGTACGACCTGACCCCGTTCGCGGGGCTGCTCAACGACGGCCGCCCGCACCGGATCGACGTCTCCGTAGTGGGCGTTCCCGAGGGGCAGAGCGGCTGGAGCACCCCGGTGAACGTCCTCGTCTGGCAGGACGCGAAGCGCACGCACGTCACCGGGAAGCTCACCGCCCACAAGGTCGGCGACCTTACGAACTCCTCGACGTACACGCCCGGCGCCGAGCACCGGCTCGACAGCGGGGCCGGGCACCGGCTGACCGTGTCCGGGTACGTCGACACCTCGCACGGCCGTGTCACCACCACCGTCGACCGCGAACTGGCCGCCGCCTCCGTGCACCGCTGGACCGACGGCGAGAACACCGACGTACTCGACGGGACCTGGACAGACGACGAGAAGGTCACCGTGGACGGACGCGGGCCCGCCGTGACGACCCGTACGGACCGCACCTACACCATGGACGGCACCACGACGCTCGGCGCGGGCGACCGGCTGCGGACCGTGCTGTCGCTGGGGGACCGGGCGTCCGTCGTGGAGACACGCGGTGGCCGGCGCTCCGCGTGGTCGCGGCTCGACGACAGCTACACGGGCGACGCGACCTACACCGCTAACGTGCCGCGCGACCAGCGGCACGCCGTGGCCACGACGAGTGAGCACTACCGGCTGTACGGCTCGGACGGGTGCCACGACCGGCTCCTGACGACCGTGCAGGGCACCCTCACCGGGGCCCGCGACCGCTGCTGA
- a CDS encoding type B 50S ribosomal protein L31 encodes MKQDKHPDYHSVVFRDRAAGYAFLTRSTAASDQTIEWDDGQTYPVVDVEISSESHPFYTGTARTVDTEGRVARFEKRYGSGGQDKASSGGDVE; translated from the coding sequence ATGAAGCAGGACAAGCACCCCGACTACCACTCCGTCGTCTTCCGCGACCGCGCGGCCGGGTACGCCTTCCTGACCCGCTCCACCGCGGCCAGCGACCAGACCATCGAGTGGGACGACGGCCAGACGTACCCCGTCGTGGATGTGGAGATCTCCTCGGAGAGCCATCCCTTCTACACGGGCACGGCCAGGACCGTGGACACCGAGGGACGGGTCGCCCGCTTCGAGAAGCGGTACGGCAGTGGGGGCCAGGACAAGGCGTCGAGCGGGGGCGACGTGGAGTGA
- a CDS encoding ABC transporter ATP-binding protein, translating into MIGVAPPAYDPAAPTTAETLPVGAPATVRAYVAELFRRHRRTFLVLVAVNTVAVVSSMVGPYLLGSLVQHVSDGATAARELHLERTLALFVLALVVQAVFVHQVQLRGAMLGERMLADLREDFLVRAVGLPPGVLERAGTGDLLSRITTDIDRLANAMREAVPQLAIAVVWVALLLGGLVVTAPPLAPAVLVAVPILVVGCRWYFKRAASGYRSEAAGYAAVAAVLAETVDAGRTVEAHRLGERRIALSDQRVKEWTAWERYTLWLRSVLFPAINATHTTVLGSVLMIGGYFVLQGWIDVGQLTTGALIAQMLVDPVGLILRWYDELQVAQVSLARLVGVREIEPDAGDGSLAPDGRDVHADEVHFGYRAGVDVLRKVSLEVAPGTRLALVGPSGAGKSTLGRLLAGIYAPRTGKVTLGGAELSGMSAERVRSHVALVNQEHHVFVGALRDNLLLARTGADDAELWAALGAVDADGWARALDDGLDTEVGSGGVALTPAQAQQIALARLVLADPHTLVLDEATSLLDPRAARHLERSLARVLDGRTVVAIAHRLHTAHDADVIAVVENGRISELGSHDQLVAADGAYAALWRSWHG; encoded by the coding sequence ATGATCGGCGTGGCCCCACCGGCCTACGACCCGGCGGCCCCGACGACCGCGGAGACCCTGCCCGTCGGCGCCCCCGCGACAGTACGCGCCTACGTGGCCGAACTGTTCCGCCGGCACCGCCGGACCTTCCTGGTGCTCGTCGCCGTCAACACGGTCGCCGTCGTCTCCTCGATGGTGGGCCCCTATCTGCTGGGCTCCCTGGTCCAGCACGTCTCCGACGGCGCGACCGCCGCACGCGAACTCCACCTGGAGCGCACCCTCGCACTGTTCGTCCTCGCCCTGGTCGTGCAGGCGGTGTTCGTGCACCAGGTGCAGCTGCGTGGCGCCATGCTCGGCGAGCGGATGCTGGCCGACCTGCGCGAGGACTTCCTCGTCCGGGCGGTGGGGCTGCCGCCCGGCGTCCTGGAACGGGCCGGTACGGGCGATCTGCTCTCCCGGATCACCACCGACATCGACCGGCTGGCCAACGCCATGCGCGAGGCCGTGCCGCAGCTGGCCATCGCCGTGGTGTGGGTGGCACTGCTGCTCGGCGGGCTCGTCGTGACCGCGCCGCCGCTCGCGCCCGCGGTGCTGGTCGCCGTCCCGATCCTGGTGGTCGGCTGCCGCTGGTACTTCAAGCGCGCGGCGTCCGGCTACCGCTCCGAGGCCGCCGGTTACGCCGCCGTGGCCGCCGTGCTCGCCGAGACCGTGGACGCCGGGCGCACCGTCGAGGCCCACCGCCTCGGTGAGCGCCGGATCGCCCTGTCGGACCAGCGCGTCAAGGAGTGGACCGCCTGGGAGCGGTACACCCTCTGGCTGCGGTCGGTGCTCTTCCCCGCCATCAACGCCACCCACACCACGGTCCTCGGCTCGGTCCTGATGATCGGCGGGTACTTCGTCCTCCAGGGCTGGATCGACGTGGGCCAGCTGACGACGGGTGCCCTGATCGCCCAGATGCTCGTCGACCCGGTGGGCCTGATCCTGCGCTGGTACGACGAGCTCCAGGTGGCCCAGGTGTCGCTGGCCCGGCTGGTGGGCGTCCGGGAGATCGAGCCGGACGCGGGTGACGGGTCGCTGGCCCCCGACGGGCGTGACGTGCACGCCGACGAGGTGCACTTCGGCTACCGGGCGGGCGTCGACGTGCTGCGCAAGGTCTCCCTGGAGGTCGCGCCCGGCACCCGGCTGGCCCTGGTCGGCCCGTCCGGCGCGGGCAAGTCCACGCTGGGCAGGCTGCTCGCCGGGATCTACGCACCCCGCACGGGCAAGGTCACCCTGGGCGGCGCCGAGCTGTCCGGCATGTCCGCGGAACGGGTGCGCTCCCATGTGGCGCTGGTCAACCAGGAGCACCACGTCTTCGTGGGCGCCCTGCGCGACAACCTGCTCCTCGCCCGCACGGGTGCCGACGACGCCGAGCTGTGGGCCGCCCTCGGCGCGGTCGACGCCGACGGGTGGGCGCGGGCGCTGGACGACGGGCTCGACACCGAGGTCGGCTCGGGCGGTGTCGCGCTCACACCGGCCCAGGCCCAGCAGATCGCGCTGGCGCGCCTGGTGCTCGCCGACCCGCACACACTGGTCCTGGACGAGGCCACCTCGCTCCTCGACCCGCGGGCGGCCCGGCACCTGGAGCGCTCCCTGGCACGGGTCCTCGACGGCCGCACCGTGGTCGCCATCGCCCACCGGCTGCACACCGCCCACGACGCGGACGTCATCGCCGTCGTCGAGAACGGCCGCATCAGCGAGCTCGGCAGCCACGACCAGCTGGTCGCCGCGGACGGCGCGTACGCGGCACTGTGGCGGTCCTGGCACGGGTGA
- a CDS encoding MarR family winged helix-turn-helix transcriptional regulator — protein sequence MDTPDADGLLAEQLLRLTRRVHRIQKRHLQTRGLGITPAQSRLLRTLAHYGSPPRMADLAERLEVVPRAVTTLVDGLEASGKVRRVPDPTNRRVIRIELTEDGGRALRELHGARRAAAEDILAPLTDEQRAVLGGLLDTLVDGAAAPADGVDAARGPGREC from the coding sequence ATGGACACCCCCGACGCCGACGGCCTGCTCGCCGAGCAGCTGTTGCGGTTGACCCGCCGTGTGCACCGCATCCAGAAGCGCCATCTGCAGACGCGGGGGCTCGGCATCACCCCGGCGCAGTCCCGGCTGCTGCGCACCCTCGCCCACTACGGCTCGCCGCCGCGCATGGCCGACCTGGCCGAGCGCCTGGAGGTGGTGCCCCGGGCCGTGACGACGCTGGTCGACGGCCTGGAGGCGAGCGGCAAGGTACGGCGGGTGCCGGACCCCACCAACCGGCGGGTCATCCGCATCGAACTGACGGAGGACGGCGGGCGGGCACTGCGGGAGCTGCACGGCGCGCGCCGGGCGGCCGCGGAGGACATCCTGGCGCCCCTCACGGACGAACAGCGCGCGGTGCTCGGCGGCCTGCTGGACACGCTGGTCGACGGCGCCGCGGCCCCGGCCGACGGGGTCGATGCCGCCCGGGGGCCGGGGCGCGAGTGCTGA
- a CDS encoding glycosyltransferase family 39 protein: MDRERDDAPRELPRFALGPVAALAAVFAAVLTVLSGRYGYHRDELYFLEAGDHPAWGYVDQPPLTPLIARAATEVFGDSAAGLRVPATLAFLAVVVVVALVARELGGDRRTQVLAAGLAGVSAQPLAVGHLVSTACFDLLAWLVICWLTLRLLRTGDGRWWPAIGLCVGVGLLNKYLVALLVLALLAAVLAVGPRRVLRSPWLFAGAAVALLVAAPNLWWQADHDWPQLTVAEGIGTDDGTENRLLFVPQQLIYLSPLFVPVWVAGWLRLWRDPALRWARATAVAYPLLCVLVLALGGKGYYVVPLLLVLLVAGCEPAVGWTRRHGRAWPVVAVVVTVAINAAVTLPVLPQSALTVPLALNKEQGEQIGWPELADAAEEGWSAIPVRSRPRAVVFTSNYGEAGALDRYGPARGLPRPYSGHMSYADWGPPPDSMDGPVLVVRQEDAGGTRRYFTDCRQVARVDNGHEVENEEQDAPVLLCSGTTKPWSRLWPSLRHYY, encoded by the coding sequence GTGGATCGGGAACGGGACGACGCACCGCGCGAGTTGCCTCGGTTCGCCCTCGGTCCCGTGGCGGCCCTGGCGGCCGTCTTCGCAGCCGTACTGACCGTGCTGTCCGGCCGGTACGGGTACCACCGGGACGAGTTGTACTTCCTTGAGGCAGGCGATCACCCGGCGTGGGGGTATGTCGACCAGCCGCCGCTGACGCCGCTGATCGCACGGGCCGCCACCGAGGTGTTCGGGGACTCGGCCGCCGGGCTGCGGGTTCCGGCGACGCTCGCGTTCCTCGCCGTCGTCGTGGTGGTCGCCCTCGTCGCACGGGAGTTGGGTGGCGACCGGCGCACGCAGGTGCTCGCCGCCGGACTCGCGGGGGTGTCCGCGCAACCGTTGGCGGTCGGGCATCTGGTGTCGACCGCCTGCTTCGACCTGCTGGCATGGCTGGTGATCTGCTGGCTGACGCTGCGGCTGCTGCGCACCGGCGACGGGCGGTGGTGGCCGGCGATCGGCCTGTGCGTCGGGGTCGGTCTGCTGAACAAGTACCTCGTGGCGCTGCTGGTCCTCGCGCTGCTCGCGGCCGTGCTCGCCGTGGGCCCGCGACGGGTGCTGCGCAGCCCGTGGCTGTTCGCCGGCGCGGCCGTGGCCCTCCTCGTGGCGGCGCCGAACCTGTGGTGGCAGGCCGATCACGACTGGCCGCAGCTGACGGTGGCGGAGGGGATCGGCACGGACGACGGAACCGAGAACCGGCTCCTGTTCGTGCCGCAGCAACTCATCTATCTCTCCCCGCTGTTCGTGCCCGTGTGGGTCGCGGGCTGGCTGCGGCTGTGGCGCGACCCGGCGCTGCGATGGGCCCGGGCGACGGCGGTGGCGTACCCGCTGTTGTGCGTGCTGGTCCTGGCGCTGGGCGGCAAGGGGTACTACGTCGTGCCTCTGCTGCTCGTGCTGCTCGTGGCGGGCTGCGAGCCCGCTGTCGGCTGGACGCGGCGGCACGGCCGTGCGTGGCCCGTGGTGGCCGTCGTCGTGACCGTCGCGATCAATGCGGCGGTGACCCTGCCCGTGCTGCCGCAGAGCGCGCTCACCGTGCCGCTGGCGCTCAACAAGGAGCAGGGGGAGCAGATCGGCTGGCCCGAACTCGCCGACGCGGCCGAGGAGGGGTGGTCGGCTATTCCCGTCCGCTCGCGGCCACGGGCCGTGGTGTTCACCAGCAACTACGGCGAGGCCGGCGCCCTCGACCGCTACGGACCCGCGCGCGGGCTGCCTCGCCCCTACTCCGGTCATATGAGCTACGCCGACTGGGGCCCGCCGCCCGACTCGATGGACGGACCGGTACTCGTCGTACGTCAGGAGGACGCGGGCGGCACGCGGCGGTACTTCACCGACTGCCGACAGGTCGCGCGCGTGGACAACGGACACGAGGTGGAGAACGAGGAGCAGGACGCGCCGGTGCTGCTGTGCTCCGGGACCACGAAGCCGTGGTCCCGGCTGTGGCCTTCGCTGCGCCACTACTACTGA